From the bacterium genome, the window ATATCAATATTTTATTTTTTAATTCTGTATGATAACTTTTTTTGATGTATAAGTCAACTAAATTTAACCCATTTTGTTAGCAAATTTTCGCCAGAACGAACACCAATTTTTTTTAGAAACTCAATATGTTTTGAAAAATCCCCTACTTCAAGTAAGTTATGAGCATCTGAGGCAAGAGAAATTTTAATACCATTTTCTATACATCTTTCAAAAAAAACAGGGTCTGGGTTATTGGTATGAAAATTTAATTCTGCACACACATTATATTTCTTCAAGATTTTTACAACATCTGAATAAATATCCTCTGGTGGGAGTATTTTATTCCTTACAAAATATCTTAAAGGATGAGCAAGAATATCTATATTATTTCTGCATACAAATTCCGTAAATTTTAAAAATCCACTTTTTATTTTTTTATAACTTACTTTATATTCTTCCGGTAAATAATGAACTGCTCCTATTAAATAATCAATACCATTTCTATCTTCTGGTAAAAGTGTTATTTTCCCATTTTTATCACATTCAACTTCCATTCCAACTTTTACATAACTATTTTTAATAGGAAATATTTTCTCTTTAAATTTTTCTATTCTGCTTTTCCCTTCTTTTTTTGACTGATAAATTATATCCACCCCATCTAAAAATTTATAACCCCAGTAATCATCTTTTGAAAGATAAAGTTGCCCTGAATGTTCTGTAAGAACAATACCATCAAGTCCAAAAATTTTCGCCCTTTCTATGTTTTTTTTACTCTCTACATTCTCTCTACAATAAGCAAATTCAGTATGACAATGAAAATCAATTAAAGGAAATGGTGCTTCCATACATAAGGACTTTTTTTGAAACTTAATTTTTTCTTTATTTATTTCTATTATGTAATAGGAAAATGGACTTTCACATATAGCAGGTAAAGTTAAAAAGTAAATTCCTTTATGTTTTTTTTCTTTTATTCCTTTATGATAATGTCCACTTATAGACACTAAAACATTATTCTCTTTATATAAATTTAAAATTTCTTCATCATTTTCAAAATTATAAGGATAACCACCTTCTATTTTTGGATAAATAATATTATGCTGAATAGTAATAATTTTTTTATCTCTAAACTGCTGAGAGAATTTTTTGAATTTTTCAATTTCCTGTTTTTTTCTATAACATTTTTCA encodes:
- a CDS encoding metallophosphoesterase codes for the protein MRILAIGDIHYVSDSSYIGLPERKYEIGPEFVERILRREKENFDVIVVCGDFVDNRTLSCTENDFLEIKKIIEKEKKPFILVRGNHDIEFSKFCKLSGNSTLPLIYGEYIFYPFCDNYLKDEKCYRKKQEIEKFKKFSQQFRDKKIITIQHNIIYPKIEGGYPYNFENDEEILNLYKENNVLVSISGHYHKGIKEKKHKGIYFLTLPAICESPFSYYIIEINKEKIKFQKKSLCMEAPFPLIDFHCHTEFAYCRENVESKKNIERAKIFGLDGIVLTEHSGQLYLSKDDYWGYKFLDGVDIIYQSKKEGKSRIEKFKEKIFPIKNSYVKVGMEVECDKNGKITLLPEDRNGIDYLIGAVHYLPEEYKVSYKKIKSGFLKFTEFVCRNNIDILAHPLRYFVRNKILPPEDIYSDVVKILKKYNVCAELNFHTNNPDPVFFERCIENGIKISLASDAHNLLEVGDFSKHIEFLKKIGVRSGENLLTKWVKFS